In Brienomyrus brachyistius isolate T26 chromosome 11, BBRACH_0.4, whole genome shotgun sequence, the DNA window ACTCTCTCTACTGAAGATTGTACTGTACTGCCGCCACTGCTCTGTAGCAGAACTTAAAAGTACACAAGGCTCCTCCGGGAAAACGCCTGGCCCGGTCAACGGTCAAGCCATGAGCTTATgatcctcgggggggggggggggttcactggTTCCCATGAGAGCTGCTGTATGATGCTGAGAATGAGGCGATAAACACCAGGTCCGAAGGCTCTGGGGAGCAGATGTCTATTTATATCTGTTTCCTTCTTCTTTTCTTAGGAAACTAACACTGAGTTTTGGAAGTTAGAACCAGATGTTTCCTCATCAAACCGTAGAGCAATAGCCAGCTTAAGACGTGATTCTGGGAATGTCTCTTTAAGAAGAAAAACCCCACTGGCAGCTCATTAGACTTCTTACATAAGTGGACTCTAATCAGCTACATATGCTCACGGGCAAAAAATGTACCCATGAATCAAATTACATCGTCCCGTCAGTCTGAAAATCGTTCATTGTTTTTCCAGGGCTTAATGTAAACGTTTGCAAAGCATGAATAAAGATGAGGATTACTTTGGTTTGagataaatggactgcatttatatagcgcttctCTACTCCCACGAGtgttcaaagcgctttacatttcatgcctcacattcacccatccacacacccattcacacaccggtggtggaggctgccatgcaaggtgccaacctgctcaccgggagcaactTGGGATTCAGTGTCtggctcaaggacactttgatggggtcaggaggaaccagggctcaaacctgcaaccctcaGGTTGcagaacgatagcactacctcctgcgctaCCAGTTGGTTATTAAGCTGCTGCAAAGTGTTGCTCGTGTAAATATTAGGCTTGGTGCTTGGAAATGGACACCATCTCCTACGTACGGAGATTTGGccctccattatcagagctgcaTAACATCAGTGTATAACTGTCTCCAGCTTGGTTGCTGCTGATGTTCCATTTTCCAGTGCAAATTCCTCGAAGAGACCCCACAGTTGTGAATGACGGCAGAACCACGGTCAGGGGACCCAGCTTTAGCGTACTCCTCCCCATGGACGTTACCAGACCTGATCTGGGCTCTGCCAGCCTGTCTTCTGCAGGGCAATGATGGCTGTACGCAGCGGGTATCCCTGCTCCGTGATGGTCTCCAACAGATCGCGCTCCTCCTGGCTGAGGGCCGACAGCAGCTCGGCCGACGAGTCCGCAATGGAAGTGTGGGAATCCAGAGGTCGGCCTGccgagggggggtggggctgacTGGAGTAGGGGCTTTGGGACTTCAGAGTAAACAGAACACTAAATCAGAGCCCCCCAAATAAGACCAGAGCTCACACCAATAATGGAGCAATTGTCATAGCAACCCCCCCAGCCCTACAGTCCTAGATGTTTATCTCACGCTGTAAATTCCACCTTTAGAATTTCAAAATAAGGGCGCAAAGGAGATTAATATCAGAATGTATTACGCCATGAAGATCTGTATGCATAACCTTGACATGCCCCATTCCTGAGAAAGACGTTTCCAGAGCAGTTCCACTTGTTAATCCCAACCAGCTTGGTAGGATTCCAGGAAAAGGCTTTACACTAGTTATTATTAGGTGGTTCATCTGTACAAACGTATGAGAAATGTGAGCAAACATAGAAGTGACATTCAGCCCAAACAATTCATACTCAGTTCCTGAATGAAACATAATATGTCATTTTCCTTCTTTCAGCCATAGAATCCCTTGCATGTCAATGATGGCCGTAGTGGATTTTATACATTCCGACCTGACAAATGTTCTGAAGGATCCATGTCTGAAATATGTCTGATGCTCTGAACGGTGGTCCGGATGCCTGGCCTGTCATATGCGGTGTTTCTCACGCCTGGCAGCTTCTAACAAGGTCATGTGGTTTCTGCCTTTTTGGCCATGTGGAGGTAACCAAGGTCTTCACAAGCGAAGTATCTTCTTGGAAGCGCAATGGTTTAAAAATAGCCAGTGAAACGGTGCCGATCGATTGTATATGAGCTAAAGGTGAAGAATAAAATCCCTGCATTTTTTAAGGGCAGCAGTGCAGAGACTCAGGAAATGTGGTTCACGTTTTACCTGCACTGCAGTCTGGTGCTGCTCCAACCTGGAGGTCTGGACTGTTGACGAAGGTGCTAGGTCCCTTGAAGTGGATGAGGCACAGGGTCCAGGGGAACCAAGACAGAGCGGCCTGCTAAGATgccagtgggtggcgctgtgcTGTGCAACGCCCCTAGGCAGTGATGATTGTCCGAGGCAGTGATTGTCTGACAAGCTGGGCACTGGCACTGGGCCAGAGGTGGGTAGAGTCATTGTTGGGTCTTCATTGGAGGAACCTTCAACATCCTCAGAGCAGCTGTCCCTGTTGCCGTCAGAGACGGAGACGGCGAACTTTACCTTGGGTGGCAGGGAACCTGTGGTTACCTTGGGGTTCAAGCTGAGGCTCCCCAGACAGGGAGCCGGACCCCCGCTGAACATCAGCCAATGAGGGGGGCAGGATGAGGTGAACTCCAATGGGGCATCAGGCTGCTGCACCTCGGGGTGCCTGGGGGACCCCCCTACCAGTCCGGCCAGGACCCAGTTCTCCAAGTGGAAATCATACTGGCAAATAGAAAAAGCACACTGTCACACAGCCAGAAGACCCAGAAGCAGGATTCACATCGTCTTCTGATAATCGCCCACCAGTGACACAGTTTTGATCAGTAGGCGTCAAACACAAAGCTTCACACCAGCCCCTGCATCACAGTGAAGCGAGGATTTATCACAATCTGAACATTCACTCTTGCTTCCATTTCCCACAAACTATGTGGGAAAAAGGTGCATTTGGGCCTTATCGTTTTTGGACTTATCAGAAGGGTATAGAATTCTAATCCTTGAGATGTCCTTCTCCAAAACAGAAGAACGAAAGACAAAATTGAAACGCAGCTCATCTCCAAATAAGGGCCTCCCCTCTGTGGCTGAGGATAGTAAATTCTATTGAATGTCCTATGGCAGAAATTAATGATGGAGAGATACTGTAAGAGTCTGCAGAAAGATTATCGAGGGTAAACACAGGCCGAGGGAACTTGAAGCCCTGCAGAACAGATCACCGATGCCATCTATTGTTACTGGGGACGCAGCACGACTTTCAAGAGCAGGCTATTTATGGAGGGCCGTGCTGAAGAAATCAGAGAGCTCAGTTACAGGAGAATCATTAGATCTTGACAATAATTACAGTCACTACTCAGTTACATAAGATATCCTAAACATTTCTGATAGAGTAGCAGCTTAAGAGCTAAGTGTTTACAACAGGAATTTAAGCACAGGCCCAGAAAGCAAGCTAAGACGAAGACACAAATTACACAGAATGGTGACCAGCTGAAATCTCTAGACGATACAGGATTTGAGCTTGGCGGAGCTCCTCACCAAATACCGCTTGGTTACTTAGGGGGGCTGCAGTTCCGACACTATTATGAGTATTATTATAACGAGATAAACTCTGAGATTAGGCGAGTTTATCATAACATTAGCAGTAATATAACACTTCAGGAGAGTCCACTGAAGGTGATGCCTCATTCTCTGTAGagagtggaggggggggctgccacacacaccacacatctCTCGATCCAGGGGGTTTTGACGGCAGGGTGACAGTTGGGCTCTGACCTCAGTCTCCCACATTAACCGCAGGAAGTCCGGGATGGGGAACTCGGGGGCCATGACGGGCTGAGGCGTCTCCCTGGAAACACTGGGGATCTTGAAAGGGATGTCCCCCAGACTGCTCATTTCGATCCCGGGTTTAAAAAACGTCTGGTTTAAGACAGTCAGTCACACACACGATCAGTGTCCTCTTCCGTTCTAAGTTTTGTAGTAAATATACTTAAGGCAAGACATCTAATCTCTTCTATCATGGGCCTGATTTTGTGCCTGCATCTTAATATCCCAGTGAACTGTACTGTTTCTCTGAGCTATATTTACAGAACCAGTCAAAAATTTAGATACACCAAGCTGCCTACCAAGGAGAGTGACAGTGTCACATCATGTGatctggccacctgacctaaacacagcagaaatggttttggagCAGTTTGACCCGAGAGTGAAGGAGAAGCGGCCAGTGAGTGTCCAGTCTGTATGTGGgagctccttcaggacagctgggaaagcgtcccaggaggccacctcagtaGACTGGTGTGGAGGGACAGTAGGGTCAGTCAGGCCCTGGAgcgattggggttaagggtcttgctcagagGCCCGATGgtggcatcactctgctgaccgtgGGATTTGATCCAGCAACattctgagtcccaacccaaATTATTTCTTGTTTAATACTTTTTGTAtaagtgcataattccatgttaTTTTATAGCATTGGCGTCTTCTTGATTCACTGTATTTACTGTCTTACACAATGGAGGATTAGCCACCGTGGGGTTTGGTTAAATTACTGGCCAGTGACCCTCAGTAAATAAGACTTCCTAACTGGGGACCGTGGGCCTCTTCCCACAACACTGGCTCCGGCAAGAGGCCCACTGACGGCCAGTACGAATCACCCCTCAGTTCTGCCACAGTGGGTTAATAGGCATGAAGGGCAATTAGGAACAGCTGGGCGAAGGTCCTGGGAAACCTTCAGAACCAGCAGATGGTTCTGGGTGTCATCCACATAATCGCGGCACCGGCTTAATCACCAGCTGCTTTCTAAGCTCTTAATTGGCTTAATTTGCTAACCCAGCGAAACGAAAAGTTAAAAAACTGTAGTTTTATGTGGGTGTTTTTACAGCATCATTATTGGAAGTAAAATGATTTCATCCTTTAAAATTCTAGATTACGCATCTAGACAACATCAGGATGACTTTAAAGATCAGGAAAATGCTACCAAGGCAGCGGAAACATATGGCTGGTTTTGAGAAATACTGACACCTACAGGAAGATTTGAGGGTGAGCTACAGTACAGGACAAGAGCCCATTCCACGTGCTCCCAGGTAGCTGCTAATCCATTACATTCCCACTCCAGATAAAAACATTAACTGCAACTGCAACCAGAAACAACTGCATTTTCCTGACTAATTAACATCCAGATGTCCCTCTACATCCATCCCAGCAAAACCATTCAAAGGCATCACCCATCTACAGCTCGCATTCAGTCTTCAATGTCATTTCGCCATCAACAAAGATTAAAAGCACCATGACGCCCAACATAACATAAGCTCAGTAAAACAACTTTATAACCGTGTTTGTAGCTGGAAGCCGAACACCGGAAATGTGAATACCTGGAGGTAACCAACGGCAACAAGGTCCACCCAGTGGATACTGGATTCGGCTGTGTTTGGAGGGCGGGCGGACTCTCACGCACCCAGGACGAGGTGAGAAGCTGAAAGATCTGGTGGTGTCCAGAGGGGGCTGATGCGTCTTAAGTCACCGATTGACCTCCTTAATCCTCACTGGGCTACTAATCCATCGTCATGACTTACTGACATCATCTGTTTACCAGTAACACCATATGGTGAGACAGACAACCCTTCTGGGCGAATTTTGGACGCACTGGGAAAGCCTCAAAAGCAAGATACCCAAATCCAAATTAGGCAGTCGGGCCAGACCTGAGTTTCATACAAAAccgcatattttttttaaatttaggaTAATGTCAGATTGTTAAATTTGACCTTGTAAAGGAACAACTAAATATGTCCACGGCTTTGCCAAGTCAATGACTGTGGCTGGTAAAAATGTCAGACAGTTATCGCCAAGTAAAATGATCTGTCTGATGTCCAGATCTCGCCTGTGCACTTCTGCACATCGCGCACGGTCCAAAAAAGATAAACGCATACAGGCACAATTAGCAGgttgtatttttaaaactctCATGTTCTAAGACCAATGCAcacaggattttttttctcactttGCTTGCTACAATTATAACAAAAATAGGTGCCATTTTAATCCATGTAAAAATGTAAACTATCGTGAAATTCAGTTTTGGAAGAATATTATAGTAATACTTGTTACCAAACATtgtgcaataaaataaaacacacagatttttaaagctattttcagcaaattaaaaaaaatagtttatttatgaaaataaataCTTCAGCATCTATTCAACAAAAACTGTTTTTTTAAACAACAGGCATgtctggggaaaacatgcatgtCATAAGTAACATGAAGCCCAGAGGTAAACTGATCAAAAGATCAAATGATCAACAATCTCTCCTTGTTCCAGAGGGACCAGTAAGCCCCACCAGTAGAGGCTGTGTCCCGGGGTGTCAGTCACCCAGGGTGTCCTGCTTGTCCAAGGCGGTGGCCCACACCTCATCTGAGGGCAGCTCAGGGAGAACCCAGCTCTGAGGGATGAAGCTTCCATCAGGGAGATCTGATGGGACCAGGTACTGATCCCACGCCCTCCTGGTTGGGAAGAAGACAGGGAAACCATGACATCAAAACTGGAGATCAAGACACACTGTAGGACTGCAAACCCTGCCAGTGTGTGAAGGCCAGGCCATGTTGTGTCGTAGTAGCAGTGGTAAACTCACTGGAAACTGCAATGCCAAAATGTGGAGCTCACCTCGTCTGTATGAGGGCGTGCAGGGAGGTCTCTGCCTGTAAGTAATACTGCCTGTAGAGCTGCAGCGGGTggtcagaaggcatttcatcTAGGAGGAATAGAACAGCGGTACTTTATTGCCCCCCTGTGGGGAAACTGGGTAGGATTTCACATACCCTGTCTTGCTTTTCATGACGGacgcaaacacacaaacaaatatCTGTATCACAAAGTATGATATCTCGCTTAGACCAAATAACGTCAGGTTTAAATGGACTCATTCACTCTtatcccagactaccttaaaccaAAGTTATCCggttaagcaagaaatcctgctttgttatACAAACCTAGGCCACAGATCTCTCACCTACTGAGCTAGACTCCGCCCCAGGAAGACACTTGACAGCACTTAACATACTAGCCGTTTAAAGAACATTGTTATTCCAATAGCAACATGGCCACCTGacaggtctgatttaacagcaGTCCGGGGCGCACCTCCAAAGAGCACGCACTCCACCTCCCGCCTCCTCTGCAGCTGCTTCTCTCGCTCCTTGCGGTGCTTCCTCTCCTGCTCGCGTTTCCGCTCCTCCTCTCGCTCTCCCTCCAGCATGACGCGGAGTGCCTTTTCCTCTGCCGCGTACACCGCCGTGCGCTTGCGGATCAGCCTCCTCAGACGCTCCAGGTGGCCTTCGAACACCTCGTCCGCCTCCTTTTCCGGGTGGACGCCTGCCCCCGagggaaggggaaaaaaaagaaaaacttcagTTACACATGTACAGAGTTCGTGATTCAGGTCCGGAGAGTGAatgtccagaccgggattttgttcaaaccaaccagctgagaatTAAGAGCCATAGTCATagagtattcaactggttggttgaaacaaaatcccggtctggacttctACTCtccggacctgaattacccaactctgtatATGAATCATAAGATTCAACTGAAGAAATGGGTGGTAATTAGCAGTGAAGtcgaatcaggtgtgttaaatgagaggaaacccgaaagtgtgcagggttggggttctccaggactggaatagGAGACCCCTGCTATCTTATACCAAATATATAAAAGGTGTTGTTGCAGTTCCCTCCAGCAGGAGGCAGAATCATTTGTAGCAACAAGTCCTGTAAGAATGGGGGTGATATTTAAGCATAATGAAAAATACTAAAGCAGAGAGCCCAAGCAGACTGGGCTGTTAAAATACCACAGCTTATTTCCCCTTCTTAAGATCCTAGGCATTAAACTCCAAAAAAGACTAACATTCCCAAATTATACTTCAGCTGACCTCAGAGAGGCAGTGGGTTCACCGTAatgcagcgattctcaacccaTGGGTCGCGACCCAAATAAAATTCTTAAAGTGTCAAAAGGCAGATctggaaatgtaagcattttaaaaccagaaagctcctatgctgatccacgatcagatttcccagccccaatcctagaattaacctataCAAACAGGTCTTGGGTTTGCAAatgtgcaaaactagtgaacactcaaccaatccaagaagccaaactatagatgctttatttaaaattcactggtacatccaatcagatttgtgtgaTAGGCATTGATTGATGTAAATTGCAGAGTGCAGTCATTTGCTTGATCAcagcattttaaatatatacttGATATAGGGTTGCGACTGAGCTGGCATGGGCAAAACTGGGTCACAGTGCAAAAAAGGTTTAGAACCACTGCTGTAATGGACACACACTGGGGAGCTCCAAAGGGATATGGTTATGAGTTTGTGCCCAACTAACTGGCATCTCATATAGGCTGGCTGCTGCTCTGTGTGCAGTGCATGCCGGCATAGCCGGTAGGATTTCTTTGACCCTGCACCGGATAAgtgattataataataataatacagtaagcCGCCACCACCCAGCAGCCGCTCCCGTCAGGCGCGCTCCCGGTACCTTTCTTAGCGGCCGCCTCCTTCCTGAGCCTGCGCAGTTTCTCCAGCGAGCGCAGCACGTCCGTCATCCTCTTGGCATCCGCCTGCTTCTTCCGCACCTCCGACAGCACGCTGTCCGCCGCCTGCCGTAGCTCAAGCTCCTGTACGGCAGTGGGAATTAATGTAATACACGGCGTCAATTTCACTGTGGCACCAAACATATTGAGAATATATAACTTTAATGGAGACCGAGCTGTGAACGTCACTCATACCCTTTTCTTCTCTTCCACTTGTTGGATACGTTTCATCCGCCACTTTTCTATAGCGGCGTCCTTCTCCGAAGTTCTTTCctctttttcttttatttcctCGCAAGACTCACGTTTCTTCCGCCGATTCCTGGCTCTCCTCTTGCGAATCAAATCCACCTTTTTCTTGCAGGCGTCCATACAAGCGCTGTCGCCGAACACCTTCAGCTTGTCCTGCAGGTCGCTGCGCATCGCCGCGGCTTTGGCGTACGACTCAGTCCACACGCCCTCGTTCTCCATGTTTTGCTTTAACTCCTGGCATAAAAGCGACAAGTCGGACACAAGCCGGGCGGCATCATAAAGTCTTTCCTTCAGCTGACATATCGAGGGGGCACCATCTGGTTCCTTTGAAGCGGCGGGCTTTTTTATTTTCCTGTTCAGCAAAAAAGACAAGAGCCACTGTTCATCCAGGCGCCTCTGTGTGCTTTCTGCATCGGCAGGTGAAGGCTGCAGTCCCACCAACAGTCCGCCGTCCTGCCAGCGCCCAGGAGGCGGTTCATGGTCCGCGGAATCACGGCCGTATCTTACAGTCCCCAGGGAATAATCAAAAATTTGTTGTTGACCCCCAAACCCTGGGTGATTAAAACGCGATTCACTAACGCTGTGCGAATGATCGCCCACCGCTCTGTCTAAAGGAGAGACCCCCATCTGATTATGTTGCCCGTACTCCGGGTCCGCAATGCAAGGTGGATCGGCCGGTCCGGCCGCCTCACTGTACCTATGGTTAGACTCAGGTTTGAAAGGAAGCGCCGGCGGCGGACGAGTCGGATCAAAACCCTGAACAGAAAAATCCTGAGGCTCACGGTTAAAGCCTTGATGATACGGCGGTCTGAACCTGTAGTCCGATCTGTTATGCTCCATGTGAGGTGTAAAAGGTGACCACTGTGGCTGAATATACCTCTGGCTGTTAGCGGTCATCTGATGCGGCGGCGGTGGGTGTTGATAAATACCTGGACCTGGCCAGAATCCGCCAGGGACTGGTACAGAACCGAGCATCTCATTACTGCCCGAAACGTATTGTCGGCCCCCCGGAAAGCTGCCGCTCGCCATGCCCAGCATATTAGGATCCGGATACATAGGATGCGATACCCGCTGCGCCTGTCCTTCCGAGTACGTGTGCTTTTCCATAATCGTTTCGACGTCAGTCCACACACGTATgaaatgcaaaagaaaagatttaaaataaaatgtcaatTAATCCGTAGTCAAAGAAAGCAAAACACAAGAATCCAGGTCCCAATAGCGTTGCCGGTACAACGCTTCTTCACTACCGAGTGctgttcaggttttttttttgttcaaggAAGTTGTCCTCCTTTATTCCATTATTAAATACGCAGCGACACAATGTGGAACGGAGGCCTCATTACACCCAGTCCGCATATTAACACTGCACATAGAAAAACACTCAACTACAAGACCCCCAAAGTGACCTGCCATGGACCGTCGAGCCTTTTATTGGCGCAGAAAACTAAACGACGaatttataaatatacatataacaTTATAAACATAACTTCAACTGAATGCTTATATCAATGCTATCAATCCAGTATATATGAAACATTTTTCATTCTTGTTGCACATTTATTTGTTATGGGCATAACATGATTAAAAAATACCATTTAGATCATTTATAAAGAAACGTCACTCAGGTGTAGCATTATCTAATGACACATTCCCCAAAATATttacatgttttatttatataattttacATAAAATGCTAAGTTTATTTTACATCGTGTAcacaagcatttttttttacagatatacattatttatttatatatttaaacaattaCACTGACGCATCATTTAAGATTCATACCTGGTTCAGAGTAGCACTCTGGCTTTCCTGTAAGTGTATGATTAAAAAGGATTAAACTTAAATGATGACAAGCAAACATCCGAGACAAGATGTTCAATGTACAGAGCTCAGCCAACGAGTTGTTGCACTGTAAAGGCCTTCAGTGGTTCGACATGAACGATAGAAATGAAAGTAGCATCTTCCATCCTGAGGCAGATTGTTTCTTAATGGAACTGAGAGAGACAAAGCCCTACATTGTAGCATCAACACTCCTGTGTTATGACTCTTACAAAGATGGTTTGTGCCATTTAATGCTACGTTACTGCAAgtcaaatcaataaataaacaaaacccaACATACATAAAAATGAAACAATAAGTTGTCAGTTAGGGTGAAACTAAACACCACCTCCGGTATACGTTTCCTAAAGTACATCAGTCATTGCAAACGAATGTGAGAGTCCTGATGCCGGCTAAGTATTAAACCCGGAAAATGACAGTAAAGCCGCTTATTACCGGTATACTTATCGAAGTGAGTGCTGGGCTGTTGGCAAGGAAAACACTGAATATTTATCTACAGATTTTCATCCAAGTGAAAAGGAAGAGGAACTGATGCCAATCAAGGTACAACGTGATAAAACGTCAacacaaacttaaaaaaaaaatttaaaaaaaacttaacaGTCTTGTGTTAAAATTTTATCTATTTCTCTTTTGGATCCTAAAACATTTCTACCAggttaaagtaaataaataaaaagtctACTCTATTGGTTAGGGCTATGAAGAATCTATCTGTACAAAGACACAGATAAACAGTTGCTAGCTGTTTAGTAGAAAGTTAAACCTGGTCTATGAACCTTTATTGCCAAGACACACAAAT includes these proteins:
- the LOC125751295 gene encoding ubiquitin-associated protein 1-like isoform X2, with the protein product MSSLGDIPFKIPSVSRETPQPVMAPEFPIPDFLRLMWETEYDFHLENWVLAGLVGGSPRHPEVQQPDAPLEFTSSCPPHWLMFSGGPAPCLGSLSLNPKVTTGSLPPKVKFAVSVSDGNRDSCSEDVEGSSNEDPTMTLPTSGPVPVPSLSDNHCLGQSSLPRGVAQHSATHWHLSRPLCLGSPGPCASSTSRDLAPSSTVQTSRLEQHQTAVQSQSPYSSQPHPPSAGRPLDSHTSIADSSAELLSALSQEERDLLETITEQGYPLRTAIIALQKTGWQSPDQVLRYLLSCDRLCELGHDMAEVQEALEMFQNCETKLSSCTSWPSSTRWDSSRTPSRKCCWSTRTTGRGPWRS
- the LOC125751295 gene encoding ubiquitin-associated protein 1-like isoform X1, whose product is MSSLGDIPFKIPSVSRETPQPVMAPEFPIPDFLRLMWETEYDFHLENWVLAGLVGGSPRHPEVQQPDAPLEFTSSCPPHWLMFSGGPAPCLGSLSLNPKVTTGSLPPKVKFAVSVSDGNRDSCSEDVEGSSNEDPTMTLPTSGPVPVPSLSDNHCLGQSSLPRGVAQHSATHWHLSRPLCLGSPGPCASSTSRDLAPSSTVQTSRLEQHQTAVQSQSPYSSQPHPPSAGRPLDSHTSIADSSAELLSALSQEERDLLETITEQGYPLRTAIIALQKTGWQSPDQVLRYLLSCDRLCELGHDMAEVQEALEMFQNCETKAAEFLHLLAQFDEMGFQQNTIKEVLLVHENHRERALEELMMRAA
- the LOC125751295 gene encoding ubiquitin-associated protein 1-like isoform X3; protein product: MSSLGDIPFKIPSVSRETPQPVMAPEFPIPDFLRLMWETEYDFHLENWVLAGLVGGSPRHPEVQQPDAPLEFTSSCPPHWLMFSGGPAPCLGSLSLNPKVTTGSLPPKVKFAVSVSDGNRDSCSEDVEGSSNEDPTMTLPTSGPVPVPSLSDNHCLGQSSLPRGVAQHSATHWHLSRPLCLGSPGPCASSTSRDLAPSSTVQTSRLEQHQTAVQVLRYLLSCDRLCELGHDMAEVQEALEMFQNCETKAAEFLHLLAQFDEMGFQQNTIKEVLLVHENHRERALEELMMRAA
- the pdcd7 gene encoding programmed cell death protein 7, which translates into the protein MEKHTYSEGQAQRVSHPMYPDPNMLGMASGSFPGGRQYVSGSNEMLGSVPVPGGFWPGPGIYQHPPPPHQMTANSQRYIQPQWSPFTPHMEHNRSDYRFRPPYHQGFNREPQDFSVQGFDPTRPPPALPFKPESNHRYSEAAGPADPPCIADPEYGQHNQMGVSPLDRAVGDHSHSVSESRFNHPGFGGQQQIFDYSLGTVRYGRDSADHEPPPGRWQDGGLLVGLQPSPADAESTQRRLDEQWLLSFLLNRKIKKPAASKEPDGAPSICQLKERLYDAARLVSDLSLLCQELKQNMENEGVWTESYAKAAAMRSDLQDKLKVFGDSACMDACKKKVDLIRKRRARNRRKKRESCEEIKEKEERTSEKDAAIEKWRMKRIQQVEEKKRELELRQAADSVLSEVRKKQADAKRMTDVLRSLEKLRRLRKEAAAKKGVHPEKEADEVFEGHLERLRRLIRKRTAVYAAEEKALRVMLEGEREEERKREQERKHRKEREKQLQRRREVECVLFGDEMPSDHPLQLYRQYYLQAETSLHALIQTRRAWDQYLVPSDLPDGSFIPQSWVLPELPSDEVWATALDKQDTLGD